The Dehalococcoidia bacterium sequence GATTCAGCCGTTTCGGCGCGTCAAGCCGCTACGGCACCACCGGATCTGTCGTCACGGGATCCTCGGCGCCGCTGCCTTCCCCTGCGGCGTCGCCGCTCTGGTCCGCCGTGCCTGCCGTCAGCACGCCCTCCATGTTGGGGTGCACCTCGCAGTAGTAGAAATAGTCTCCGACCGCCAGCGGCCCGAAGTTCAGCGTCTGCGTCACCGGCCCGTTCTCAATGTCCGTGCGCACGATCTCGTCGCCGCCCGGCTCCGCGCCCTCGAAGAAGACGATGTTGTGCGCGATGCCGTCGTCCTGGTTGTCGACCGTCAGCGTCAGCGGTCCGTCCGGCAGCGCGAACAACTGCGTCTTGTTCCAGGCGGTGCCCGAAGCAACGATCGTCAGTTCAGCCGAAGGCGGCTCGGGCGCCGCCGTCGGTACCGCCGACGCCGTCTGTCCGCACGCTCGTTCGGTGATCGCCGGCGGGTCCGGCGGCACCGGCGGTTCCACGACGAACGTGCCCGCTTCGTGCGGCGCCGGGTCGGTCGTCCCGAGTCCCCGCTCGACCGTCACGACGCCCGTCTCCGCGTCGACCGATAGGACGAGCATCAGTTCTTCGGCCATTTGCAGCCGCAACCCCTCGCCCGTCGCCTCGGCGGGGTTCACGACCGGTGACGTCAGCGTGAGTTCGGTAGCATTCGCGTCGATCGATTCGGCCAGGTGCAATTCGTCCTGCGTGTCGGGGCTGTGCAGGTCGAACTCGGGCACGCCCTCGAAGGCGTAGATCTCGGCGATCTCCCAGGCGTTCTCAGGTTCGGCTTCTTCCTCTTCCTCGCCGTTCTCTTCGGAGCCTTCCGCCGCCTCTGCCGCCGCCTTCGCCAGTTCTTCCTCGTGGACGGCCTGCGTAATGAAGGTGGTGAGTTGCTTGATCTGCTCCTCGTTGAGCGTGCCGCCCTGTGATTGACCCCACGTCGGCATCGCGCGCCCGACGCGTCCGCAAGTGATCGTGTCGAACACGAGGTCGTAGGCCTGCGTCAGGAGTGCCGTTTCGAATCCGTCCTCGCCGACGCCGCGCAGGTCGGGGCGATTCAGCGGCGGCGCCGCGCGCAACCGGTTGCTGGCACCGCCGCCCTCGCCTGTGTTCCCGTGGCAGACGCGGCAATTCTGCGCGTACAGCCAGGCGCCGCGTTCGATCGTCGCTTCGAGCTGGCGGTCGCGAGCGGACGATGCGCGGTCAGGGTCGATCAGCCAGTATGCGCCTGTCAGCACGACGGAGGCGAACACCATCAGGAGCATGATGTTGATCTGCTTGTTGGTGTTCATGCGGGCATCACACCGCGAGACGCGTTGTCGATGCCGCCGGGTGTGATGTTACCCGTGTTCACGGTGATGTTGCCACCGTCGACCGTCAGAGCAAACGTGTCCATGGAACGCGGTGCGGGCCCGAAGACGCGGACGCCGGCATCGCTATACGTCGATCCGTGGCAGGGACAGAGGAACCAGCCTGCATAACGCTGCCCGTTGCGCGGATCCTCGCGCGAGTAGTCAGCGCGATACGGCACCGTGCACCCCAGGTGCGGGCACTTCTGGTACAGCGCCAGGATCGCGCCCTCCTGCCCGCCGTTGCGTTCGGCCTGCGTCGCATCGAGCCGCACGATCCAGACCTTCGCCTCGACGTTCTTGAATTTCTGCCCCGGCTCGATTTGATCCACCGTGCCGACGAAGATCGAGCCGCCAAAGCCCTTCACGTTGCGCGGATAGAGCGAGTTGACGACCGTCGCGGCGATGCCTACCAGTGCCGCGCCCATGCCCGCCCAGAAGCCGATGAGCACGACGTTGCGTCGCGACACCTTCGGAAAGATCGGCGTGCTGACCGGCGCGGGCTGCGCGATCACGACGGCGTGGCCGCCGGCCCCTGCCGCCACCGGCTGCGCGGCTCGGCGCGCCGGCGCCTTCTCCTGTTGCTCTTGCTGTTCCGTCTCGTCGTCAGCCATGCATCTCGTTCCCGGATCGTCGGTCGATGAGTACGTATGGTGCGTCCGGCGGCGGCTCATAGTTGCGGATCGCCGGGTTGCCTTCCAGGTTCGGCACCTTCCAGAACGGCACGAGCTGTTGCCCTTCGCCGCGGAACGCCACGCCGATGATCGTCAGTGCGAAGTACACCAGGATGAAGCCGGTGAAAAACGCGATCACAGCGTCACGCGTCGTATGCGCCCAACCTAGCTTGAACAGGATCCCGATCATGAGCGCGATCAAGAGGATGATCGTGACGCTCGGCATCACGTACTCGGCCGTGATCGCCGGGATGTCGAGGTGCGCGTCGTACGGATACGCCATCGCTCTGAGCCATCCCGGCATCCATGAATCGACGGGGTCCTCCCACTGGAAGATCCACGTGCCATTCAAGGGTAAGGGGACGTTCTGGAAGTCCTGCGGCCAATCGAGATGACCGTCGTGCGGACCGCTGCCGGGCTGGAAGGGCACCGGCATGCTCCACTCCCACGTATCGCGCACGGCGACGCGGTTCTCCAGGAACGCGAAGTCCCAGACGACGCGAGCGGCGTCACCGCCGGGCCAATCTTCGAAGAACAGCGTGCCTTTCTCGCCCGGCCACTCGATCATGTCGTCGCCGGACTGCGTGCCCGGGATGAGGTACGGCAAGCGCTCGTACACGCGCACGTGCGCGCCGTCGTCCCAGAGGACGGTCCACGTCACCCATACGGATGCCCATACGAAGGCGAACGTCGTAATGCGGACGGCGTACTTCGTCCCGAACCACGACCCCTGGCCATCGTTGTCGCGGTCGATGTACGGGATCGCGAAAAGCGCGACCAGCAGAAGCGTCGGGACGATCACGCCCGCAAGCCCGGGGTCCATGTGCAGGAGCAGTTCCTGCAGGTTCATGAAGTACCAGGGCGCCTTCGAGGGGTTCGGCGTGATATCGGCATTGGCGCGGTTGAGCAACGGCGCATTGACGAACGTCGAGAGGATGACGAACGAAATCGTGAAGAGGACAGCACAGATGAACTCAACGAAGACCAAGTCTGGCCAAACAAGGAGTTCTTGATCCCGGTCGCGGCGTTGCCGTACCGTCTCGCGGGCGCCGGCTGCAGGGGTAGCTACCGCCATCTTCCCGTTACCTCACTAGAGCGGACGGGCGAGCCCGCCATCGCGCCTGATCCGCCAGAAGTGCACCGACATGAAGATCGCGGCAAGCAATGGCAACGCGATCACGTGCAGCGTGTAGAAGCGGATGAGCGCCGCATCGCCGACCTCGAAGCCGCCAATCATCACGAAGCGCGTCTCACTGCCCAGCACCGGCGCCGTGCCGGCGATGTTCGTACCGACGGTGATCGCCCAGAGCGCCAGTTGATCCCAGGGAAGCAGATAGCCCGTAAACGAGAGCAACAGTGTCAGCACCAGCAAGATCACGCCGACCACCCAGTTGAACTCACGTGGCGGCTTGTACGCGCCCATGTAGAAGACGCGCATCATGTGCAACAAGACCGTCAGCACCATGCCGTGTGCCATCCAGCGGTGCAGGTTGCGGATCAGCATGCCGAAGCGCACGTTCGTCTCCAGCGCCTGCATATCCGTGTACGCGCGGTCGACGGACGGCACGTAGTAGAACATCAACATGACGCCGGTGACGGTGAGCCCCAAAAACATGAAGAAGCTCAGTCCGCCCAGGCAGTACGTGTGCGTGATCTTGACGTGCGTCTTGTGAATGCGCGTCGGGTGCAGGTGCAAGAAGACGTTCGTGGCGATGGCGAGCATCTGGTTGCGCGGCGTGTTCGGGTATCCCGAACGAAACACCGATCGCCAGACGTAATTGTGGAAGAGCTTGTCGTAGAGGAAATCGCCCAGGCCCGGGCCCTTTGGCTGCTCCGTGCGCGCCATTCCGAACCTCCCGGCCCTAGCGGGACCACCAGGCGCCGAACGCGATCATAAGGCCGAACGAAATCGCCATGGCCAGGAGCACGAACACGAGCTCCTCGTAGTCCTTGCCAACGAACCCTTCGATCGCGAGGGACAACATGGAGACTCCAGCGGTGCCGCCCGGACCAGGCTCAGCTCTGCGCGACAAGCCCGGCGCGAGTGCCATTTGTGAATCCCGTATCAAACGGGAATCTAGCATCGGCCCCTACTAGTGTCAAGGCAATTTGAATCCAGCGCGCGCCTTAACGCGGCTCTGCAACGTCGGTTCGAGCCCGTCCTCAATGTCCTCGCCAAGGGAAGATCAGGGGAGGATCGGCAGGCCCCTCAGGCGCGTAAACGCACCCCTGCTTCGATCAGCTTGCGGCGGCACACGGCCCGAATGGCTCGTTCACGAGCCGCTCGCGCGCCGTGATGTGAAACTCGCCGATGATCTGCGACAGGATCGGCGTCGCCGCCGAGAAGGCGTAGCCAACGTTCACTTCGATCGCGTCGCACTGCTCCCCCGGGCTATCGTCGAGGGCCGGGTTCGCGTAGGCGGGATAGTCCCAGCTTCTGAAGCCCACCGTCAGGTCGCCCGCCGGATTGTTCAAGCCCTCGGTCTGCGTGCGCGCCACGTGCTCGATGCACGCCTCGCGCGTTGGCGATGCGATGTTGCAGTCGGCGCGGCCCGTGACGCCGTAGCGCGCGCCCTCGCGTGCGGCGTGCTGGATCGTCACCCACGACTGGTACAGGCGCGCCATGTCGATGAATCCAAAAACCAGCAGGAAGAAGATCGGCGCCACGAGCGCGAACTCGGCCAGCGTCTGCCCTCGCTCGCGGCGGCGGCGTCTTCGGCTGCTTCGGACGTTCGTTTGCATCATCTTCCTACTCAATCAGCCGGAACGCGATGGCGTGCGCGATGTCTTCGAAGACCGCCGGCAGGTCTTCTGCCGTCGGTACGCGGTAGAAGTGGTCGTTCGTGTTCAGTGTCGACGATGCGATGCACTTCACAGCCTCTGGTCAGCCGTCGTGTCGGGATCGTTGTTCCCGATTTGGCCGCCGTTCGAGTCCGTCTTGCATTGATCCGCGGTGTACACGGTGTTGTTGTTGGAGGATCCGCACGCGCCGAACGCCACGACGTAAATCTCGATGTCCTGATTCTTCAGCGTGACGGCGAGATCGCGCGTCTTGCGATCCAACGATCGCTCGCGCGTCTCTGAGTTCGAGCCCGGGTTGGAACTCGATGCCGAACCGGAGTTAGCCGCCGAGCAGCCGGTGCCGACGAAGGCATCGGAAGACGTGAAGTTGCTTTCCGGCCGGCCGGCAGGTCGTCGGCGGCGTTCCCTCGCTGCTCGAATAGGAAGCGCTGTTGTAGGTGTTGTCGCCGTCCGTCAGGATCACGATCGAGTTGAGCGTATTGCTCGCTGTCTGGGCGTTCGGCCCGTCGAACATCTCCTGCGCCTTGTACAGCGCCAGACAGACGTTCGTGCCCGTGCCGCCGATCGCCGTAGTGTCGTCGATCGCGCCTACGATGTCGTTCAGGTCGACGGTGAGGTCTTCGAGCATGTTGTCGGTGACGCAGCCGCTGTGCGTGCGTGGCGGGTTATGGCAGCCACGAAACGGCGTATAGCCGACCTGCGTGAAGCCGCTTGCATCGGCCAGGAAGAAGTCAGCGAAGCCTTCGGCTGCGTCCTTCGCTTCCTTAATAGGGCAGCCGGAGTTGCTGTCGGAGCTGTTGCACGGACTCGCCCCCATGCTTCCGGTCGAGTCGACGAGCAGCACCGTATCGGCGGGGACGATCCCGAAGCCGGCCGCCGCGCTCGCCGTGATGTCCAGGTCCTCGAACCCGACGATGCGCATGAATAGCATGCCCACGTTGCGCGTGCCTTCGACGCGGAATTGATTCTCACTCGCCGCCGGGAAGCTGAGCGTCGCATCGGACTGGTTCTCCGTCATGTAGGCTGTCGCGCGCGTCTGCGCGTCAGCGATATCCGGCAACTCCAGCACGCCGGCGAGCGCGGCCGCGTCCAGAGCGCGCGTCAGTTCGGCGCGCGCCACGTACACCCGTCCCGCATCGATCGCCAGTCCCGTCATCGCCATAAATGTGACGAGGAGCATGACGAACATCGGGAGCACTTGTCCCCGTTCACTGCGCAGGTGGCGCACGATGCGCAACATCTCGGTACTCCTTCCGCCGCTCAGTTCGTCGACGGCGGGAACGCCCGCATCGCGGTTGCGCTGCAGATCCGGAGCGTGTCCGGAACGATGAGCGGAACATCAAGCAGGGGTTCGTAGTCGTTGCACACTTCGACCTTGACGGCGTTAACGCCATCGATCTGGTTGTGTGTAACGGCGATATCAGTAAGGGGGTTGATCGGGTTTCGGAGACGCTCGGTCTCGATCACCACGAGGTTCTTGATCTCGTCGTCGGTCGCCAACCCCTTGGAGCCGAGGCGGGCGCCGTCGCGTGCCGTCGAGATCACGGTCACGTACGCGTTCATGGCGTTCGTCACTTCGACGACGCCGATGATGAGGACGAGGAAAATGGGCAGCAGAAAGCCCATCTCAACGAGCGTCTGTCCGCGCTCGCTGTGGCGGCTCCGCTTACGCCGGAAAGCGTTCGCGATGACTCTCCCCATCAAGAGTCTTCCGATCTTTGCATCACCGGACCTTCCCCGGCGCTGCTGCATCGGCCCCGGTACCGGTGCCGATATGACGGGAACCGCGCTCGCTCAGTTATGTGAAGTACCAAACGGCTGAGGTCGGGTATGCCGGAGCGTCGGATCCATCCTTGCCGGCGGTCTCTCCCTAGGTGATCTATCGGCCGTACAGGGTCCCTTCTGTACGTCCCCGGACTCCGGCTCAAACGCGGCGGCAGGGGCTTTCGTTGCACGCCCGCGAGTGGAGGGAGCCTAAGCGAGCAGGTGCTCCAGGATGCGGCCCATCTCGACCTCATCCTTACCGGGCATCGTGATGATCGGCAGGTCCATGCCGAGCGCCCGCCGCTCGTCGATCTCCGCCTTGCACTTCTCGAGCGGACCTACGACTGCTGTCTGATCCAGCATGCGGTCGGAGACCGCCTCGGCGGCGCCGCGCGCGTCTCGATTCGCCCAGGCCGCCCGGATCTTCTCCACCTCATCTCCGAAGCCGTTGCGGGTCAGCATCTCGTAGTAGAAGGTACCCATGCGGCCGACGTAAAACGCGATCGGCCCGCGGGCCTGCGACAGTATCGATGCCTCATCGCCCGCTTCGGTGAGCTGCATGACGAGCGCGGGAGCGACCGTGAGGTCGGCGCGTGTTTTGCCGGCCTTTGTCGCGCCCTGCATCAAGAGGTCGATGCCCTGCTTGATCTTGTCCTTGGGCCAGTAGATGGGAATCCAGCCATCCGCGATTTCGCCGGTCTGCACCATGCTCTTCGGAGTTATCGAGGCTATATAGGTCGGAATGTGGTCGCGCAGCGTCGGGAACTGCATCGTGAAGCCCCGCTCGAACTTGAAGATCTGGCCATCGTACATGAGCTTCTCGCGCTGCATGATCATGTTCAGGATCTCGATGTATTCGCGCAGACGCGTCGCCGGCTTCTCGAACTTCACGCCGTGCCAGTGCTCGACGACGTTCGCGCCCGAACTCCCCAGCCCGATGATCGCCCGCCCGCCGGAGAGCTCGTCCAGCGTCCCGAACGTCATCGCCAGCATGGCCGGCGTGCGGCTGAATACGTTGACGATGGCGGTACCGAGTTGAATCTTCTTCGTGTTCAATGCAAGCTGCGTCAGGATGCTGAACGCATCTCGCCCCCACGCCTCCGCGACCCAGGCGGATTCGACACCCAGATCGTCGGCCACCTGCACACGCTTGATGATGTCCTCCCGCTCTTGAGGGCTTCCGGCGAACCCGATCTGCAACCCGATGCGCTGCGGCATGGCATCTTCTCCTGTGCTGCACACTTGACCGGCGCATGATCAATCCCGTCGCACCAGGGGTCAAACCGTCACCTCGCCAGGGCGCCGTCGTCGAAGTCCACTTGCTACGATTGCCTTCATGCGCATACAGGTCGTGCCAGACGAACAATCACTCGCCCGCCTCGCCGCCGATGCGATTTGCGGTGCGGTCGGCGCCGCGCCATACGCGCTGATCGCGCTGCCCACCGGCATGACGCCGATTCACGCCTACGCGGAAGTCACGGCGCGCGTGGCCCGCGGCGATGCCGACCTGAGCGGCGCCACGGTCTATGCCGTCGACGAGTTCGTCGGCGTGACAGCCGCGACGCCCGGCTCCAACACCGTGTTTTATCGCGACCACCTCACGTTTCCGCTCCGCGCGCTGCGCGTCCCCAATCCGTCGGCAGACGATCCGGATGCGCACATCCGCGACTTCGCGCGTGCGATCGTGACCGCTGGCGGCATCGATTTCTGCTTGCTCGGGGTCGGCACAAACGGA is a genomic window containing:
- a CDS encoding c-type cytochrome; translation: MNTNKQINIMLLMVFASVVLTGAYWLIDPDRASSARDRQLEATIERGAWLYAQNCRVCHGNTGEGGGASNRLRAAPPLNRPDLRGVGEDGFETALLTQAYDLVFDTITCGRVGRAMPTWGQSQGGTLNEEQIKQLTTFITQAVHEEELAKAAAEAAEGSEENGEEEEEAEPENAWEIAEIYAFEGVPEFDLHSPDTQDELHLAESIDANATELTLTSPVVNPAEATGEGLRLQMAEELMLVLSVDAETGVVTVERGLGTTDPAPHEAGTFVVEPPVPPDPPAITERACGQTASAVPTAAPEPPSAELTIVASGTAWNKTQLFALPDGPLTLTVDNQDDGIAHNIVFFEGAEPGGDEIVRTDIENGPVTQTLNFGPLAVGDYFYYCEVHPNMEGVLTAGTADQSGDAAGEGSGAEDPVTTDPVVP
- a CDS encoding Rieske 2Fe-2S domain-containing protein, with the translated sequence MADDETEQQEQQEKAPARRAAQPVAAGAGGHAVVIAQPAPVSTPIFPKVSRRNVVLIGFWAGMGAALVGIAATVVNSLYPRNVKGFGGSIFVGTVDQIEPGQKFKNVEAKVWIVRLDATQAERNGGQEGAILALYQKCPHLGCTVPYRADYSREDPRNGQRYAGWFLCPCHGSTYSDAGVRVFGPAPRSMDTFALTVDGGNITVNTGNITPGGIDNASRGVMPA
- the extP gene encoding selenite/tellurite reduction operon b-type cytochrome ExtP, encoding MARTEQPKGPGLGDFLYDKLFHNYVWRSVFRSGYPNTPRNQMLAIATNVFLHLHPTRIHKTHVKITHTYCLGGLSFFMFLGLTVTGVMLMFYYVPSVDRAYTDMQALETNVRFGMLIRNLHRWMAHGMVLTVLLHMMRVFYMGAYKPPREFNWVVGVILLVLTLLLSFTGYLLPWDQLALWAITVGTNIAGTAPVLGSETRFVMIGGFEVGDAALIRFYTLHVIALPLLAAIFMSVHFWRIRRDGGLARPL
- a CDS encoding TadE family protein; protein product: MQTNVRSSRRRRRRERGQTLAEFALVAPIFFLLVFGFIDMARLYQSWVTIQHAAREGARYGVTGRADCNIASPTREACIEHVARTQTEGLNNPAGDLTVGFRSWDYPAYANPALDDSPGEQCDAIEVNVGYAFSAATPILSQIIGEFHITARERLVNEPFGPCAAAS
- a CDS encoding pilus assembly protein TadG-related protein translates to MLRIVRHLRSERGQVLPMFVMLLVTFMAMTGLAIDAGRVYVARAELTRALDAAALAGVLELPDIADAQTRATAYMTENQSDATLSFPAASENQFRVEGTRNVGMLFMRIVGFEDLDITASAAAGFGIVPADTVLLVDSTGSMGASPCNSSDSNSGCPIKEAKDAAEGFADFFLADASGFTQVGYTPFRGCHNPPRTHSGCVTDNMLEDLTVDLNDIVGAIDDTTAIGGTGTNVCLALYKAQEMFDGPNAQTASNTLNSIVILTDGDNTYNSASYSSSEGTPPTTCRPAGKQLHVFRCLRRHRLLGG
- a CDS encoding TadE family protein, yielding MGRVIANAFRRKRSRHSERGQTLVEMGFLLPIFLVLIIGVVEVTNAMNAYVTVISTARDGARLGSKGLATDDEIKNLVVIETERLRNPINPLTDIAVTHNQIDGVNAVKVEVCNDYEPLLDVPLIVPDTLRICSATAMRAFPPSTN
- a CDS encoding LLM class flavin-dependent oxidoreductase translates to MPQRIGLQIGFAGSPQEREDIIKRVQVADDLGVESAWVAEAWGRDAFSILTQLALNTKKIQLGTAIVNVFSRTPAMLAMTFGTLDELSGGRAIIGLGSSGANVVEHWHGVKFEKPATRLREYIEILNMIMQREKLMYDGQIFKFERGFTMQFPTLRDHIPTYIASITPKSMVQTGEIADGWIPIYWPKDKIKQGIDLLMQGATKAGKTRADLTVAPALVMQLTEAGDEASILSQARGPIAFYVGRMGTFYYEMLTRNGFGDEVEKIRAAWANRDARGAAEAVSDRMLDQTAVVGPLEKCKAEIDERRALGMDLPIITMPGKDEVEMGRILEHLLA
- a CDS encoding glucosamine-6-phosphate deaminase; translated protein: MRIQVVPDEQSLARLAADAICGAVGAAPYALIALPTGMTPIHAYAEVTARVARGDADLSGATVYAVDEFVGVTAATPGSNTVFYRDHLTFPLRALRVPNPSADDPDAHIRDFARAIVTAGGIDFCLLGVGTNGHVAFNEPGSTRDSHARTVDLAPASREVHAATFGSIDAVPDRGMTLGMSDLLAARAVLVLASGAHKAAIVRDAIEGPETEDVPASLLRSHADLTWVLDEAATSQLSRR